Below is a window of Streptomyces genisteinicus DNA.
GGGGGATCAGGCATGGCCACCGTTGAGCTCCGCTTCAGTGCTCAGCCGGAGCACGTCAGGACGGCCAGGCTCGTGGCCGCCGCCGTGGCGCGCCGGGCCGGGGTCGACGAGGCGGTGCTGGACGAGGTGCGCCTCGCCGTGGGCGAGGCGTGCAGTCGCGCGGTGGGGCTCCATCGCAGCCACGGAGTGACCGCGCCGGTCCGCGTCGCGCTCACCGAGGAGGAGAAGACCTTCTCGATCGAGGTCGGCGACGAGGTGACGACCGTCGGGCCCGAGGGCGCCGTCGGACGCGGCTCCGACGACGACCATGACGGCGAGGACGAGATGGGTCTCGCGGTGATCAGCGGTCTCGTCGACGACGTCGAGGTCTCGGCGAACGACGGAGGCGGGGTCATCCGGATGAGCTGGCCCGTCACGGCACCCCCGGTCATCGCCCCCTGACGTCCCCCGCGGAGCCGGCACCGGCGGCCCCTGCCGTCCGCCCCCCCACGCGGGTCGCACGGCGTCCGTCCGTACGAGGTGCCCGCCACCCACCCCGGGGCGTCACCCTTTCGGCCGAAGCGTCCCCGGCCAATCCTCGGCAGCTGTGATTCGCTGCCGCCCCCGCGCCCGAGGGCTCTGGCGAGGGGTGCCGGACCGGACAGTTTCCGGGTGCCGCCGTCGTGGCCGCGCCCGCCCGCCTTCCCGCTGACCGTACGGAATTCGCCCGCACGGCCCGGATCGGTCTCCTGAAAAAAGGGCCCTGCTGAGCAGGACATTTTTCTGCCGCCGGAGATCGCCGATCAAGGCCGAATGCCTCAGCCGCATTACTTCTTTCGTGGGCATTTCCGCGTCCTGATCATTTCTCGTACGACACATCAAGGTCAAGCGAATTCGTCGTGCTCTGTTTTGATCGGGTTTCGCTCCCT
It encodes the following:
- a CDS encoding ATP-binding protein, with translation MATVELRFSAQPEHVRTARLVAAAVARRAGVDEAVLDEVRLAVGEACSRAVGLHRSHGVTAPVRVALTEEEKTFSIEVGDEVTTVGPEGAVGRGSDDDHDGEDEMGLAVISGLVDDVEVSANDGGGVIRMSWPVTAPPVIAP